A stretch of Henckelia pumila isolate YLH828 chromosome 4, ASM3356847v2, whole genome shotgun sequence DNA encodes these proteins:
- the LOC140866715 gene encoding transcription factor DICHOTOMA-like, whose protein sequence is MFSKSSYLHPPHEVSHGSTSAVDLINGAEILLHDHHHHHHHHNHQDMLSGHYLAENASFLEVSTLYNQDVGGTNEDPSALANTFSRKQAAKKDRHSKIVTSQGPRDRRVRLSIGIARKFFDLQEMLGFDKPSKTLEWLLTKSKVAIKDLVHAKKSSSAAARSTSSPSECEEVLNGEAFENGSCLVGADSKRRSVSMNANKCKGAKDPTQSASTLAKESRAKARARARERTKEKMCIKKLNESRNMGSSSLNHSVPIQRNNLFEVCRPSASNTQPINLHCPITNEATAAATVAATHEDLIQESNVIKRMLRHHSSFFGFHCSLPSPNVNENWDVSNLTSQSNFCDILDQHKFINRS, encoded by the exons ATGTTTAGCAAGAGCTCATACCTTCATCCTCCTCATGAAGTTTCACATGGTTCTACTTCTGCTGTAGACCTCATCAATGGAGCTGAAATCTTGCTTCAcgaccaccaccaccaccaccaccaccacaaCCACCAAGACATGCTCTCCGGCCATTACTTAGCCGAAAACGCGTCGTTTCTCGAGGTTTCGACCTTGTATAATCAGGATGTTGGTGGGACTAATGAAGATCCTTCTGCCCTGGCCAACACATTTTCAAGAAAGCAGGCGGCGAAGAAAGATAGGCACAGCAAAATCGTGACATCTCAGGGTCCGAGGGATCGCAGAGTCAGGCTGTCCATTGGCATAGCGCGAAAGTTCTTCGATCTTCAAGAGATGCTAGGTTTCGACAAGCCGAGTAAAACACTCGAGTGGTTGTTAACGAAATCGAAAGTAGCCATCAAAGATCTGGTTCACGCAAAGAAAAGCTCTAGCGCTGCTGCTAGGAGCACTTCTTCCCCTTCTGAATGCGAAGAAGTGTTAAATGGGGAAGCTTTCGAAAATGGGAGTTGTTTAGTAGGTGCAGATTCGAAGAGAAGATCGGTATCCATGAATGCTAACAAATGTAAAGGAGCCAAAGATCCAACACAGAGTGCTTCAACTCTAGCTAAAGAATCAAGAGCTAAGGCAAGAGCAAGGGCTAGGGAAAGAACCAAGGAGAAAATGTGCATCAAGAAGCTAAATGAATCAAGAAACATGGGCTCTTCTAGTTTAAATCATTCAGTCCCAATTCAGAGGAACAATTTGTTTGAAGTTTGCAGACCATCTGCATCTAATACCCAGCCTATTAATCTTCATTGTCCCATAACCAATGAAGCTACTGCTGCCGCCACAGTAGCAGCAACTCACGAAGACCTAATTCAAGAATCCAATGTCATCAAAAGGATGCTGAGGCACCACTCTTCGTTTTTCGGGTTCCATTGCAGTCTCCCATCTCCTAATGTCAATGAGAATTGGGACGTTAGCAACTTAACCTCACAATCCAACTTTTGTGACATTTTGGATCAGCACAAGTTCATCAATAG ATCTTAA